The window TAGAGATCTTCGCGAAAATTACCCTGTGTAATTTCGTAGGGAAGATCGCGGTTTGTAGCGGCGATTAAGCGAAGGTCTACTTTGATTGTGCTCACGCCACCTACACGTTCAAACTCTGATTCTTGGAGTGCTCGCAGCAATTTGACCTGCATGGCGGGCGGTATTTCTCCGATTTCATCAAGAAAGAGGGTTCCGCCGTCAGCGAGCTCAAATCGTCCGGGCTTTGCACCAACTGCGCCGGTAAAAGCGCCTTGCTCATAGCCGAAGAACTCACTCTCCATAAGCTCCTTGGGAATGGCGGCACAGTTGACCTTAATAAAGGGTTCGTCAGCCCGTTCGGATTGGTTATGCAGCGCCGAGGCTACGAGTTCCTTACCGGTTCCTGATTCACCGGTAATCAAAACAGTGGATGGAGTTTTGGCAACTTTGCTAATTAAATCAAAGACTTTCTTCATTCCAGAAGATTGGCCAACGATTTGATATCGGCGGGTTGGGTCGAGCGAGCCCGTTTGTTCGGCCAGCTGGATTTCGCGCAGCGCGCAGGCTTTGCGTACCGCTGACTGAAGCTCAGTTTGGTCAAACGGCTTGGTAATGTAGTCGGCTGCGCCGGCTTTAAGCGCACTTACCGCAGTGTCGACACTGCCGTGGGCTGTAATCACGATCACCGGCAGCGTTGTATCTCGGTGTTTGACCTTTTGAAGCAATTCAAGCCCGGTCATGCCCGGCATTTTGAGGTCTGTAATCAGAACATCAATTTCTCCGCGGTCGACTTCTTTGAGGGCTGATTCACCATCAGGAACCGCCATCGCGTCGTGCCCGTCCTTTTTCAGTAATGCTGTCAGGACCTTACGAAGATTTGCCTCGTCATCTGCGATCAGTACGTTTGCCACTGTTCCACCGTCTTTGTATCGTGTTTTGAAAGGTCTATAAGTCTTTTCTTGCTTCTTGAGTCTGGCCGATATCAGAATTATGTGTGCAATGCGACGGGCAGTAGCAGTTGAAGGTAAAGGAGAGTCTTGGTTGTGAGTGGTGATGATTGGGTAAATCAGGTTCCGGTGCTTAAACCGGGTGTAAATCTTACGCAGATGAAGCTTGAACCGATCGACGGTTATATACTCTCCAGACTCGATGGTGTCTCCAGTGTGGCTATTCTTGCGGATGTGGTGGCGATGCCAGCAGATCAGCTTTTCAGCCGTCTTAATCGACTAAGTGCTCAGGGCGCGATGACTTGGAAAGACGGACCTAGGGCGGCTTCAGCGCCACAGGAAAAGTCAGAAATTGATCTAAGTGCTGATGAACGTACGCAAATTATCTCCGCTGAGAAATTAACAGCGAGTTGTACTTTTTGGGAGCTTTTGGGTGTTGATGGTAATTGCGAACCGGCGTTTTTAAAGCAGCGTTGGTTTGCGGTTTCTAGGCTTTATCATCCAGATAGGTTCTTCGGGCGCGAGCTTGGAGGCTACCAAGATAGACTTGATGTTATTTTTCAAAGGGTCAAAGGCGCCTATGCGACGCTTCAAGACCCTCAGCGCCGGGCAGAGTATGCTCAAAAGCACAGGGCACCAGCTATGGTTCAAGAATCTGTGTTGACCCGTTCGGCCGACGAGATGCGGGCTCTAAGCAACCAACCGAGCCAAGTTGAAGAGAACGAAAAAGCCCATCGCCTCGAAGCAAGGCGCCAGCAAATCCTCACCGACCGTAAGCGAAAGAAAAAGGTCCAAAATACCGAAGATAATCAGGTGTTTGGGCGACAGCTTTATGAGACGGGACTACGTGAACTTCGTGGCGGTAATTCGGAAAAAGCGGCAAAAACCTTCAAGATGGCGGTCACTTATGACCCATCTATGGAAGAATATAAGACGCTGCGAGATGAAGTTTCTCGGCAAGCTGAGACAGATCGTTCACGCCGGCTGGCAGCCCGCGCCGAAGATGAGCTGGATATGGGTTTTGCGGCCACTGCAGCACGTAGATTCGCTGAAGCGGCAGACTTAATGCCCACCATGGGGAGCTACGCCGTACGAGCCTCTCAGGCCTTCATGGCGGCCGGTGATGTGGATATGGCGGCGGAGTATGCTGACCGAGCGGTTGCATCATCGCCCAACAGACAAGAGTTTCGGCTGGCCGCTGCTGCTGCTTTTCAGGCCGCAGGCCAACCCGAGATAGCTCGGGAGCATTTGGTGGCGGTCGCTTCCTTGGACGCAGAGGACGACCGTGCTAAAGAAATGCTACGGGATCTCGATGCCTCAATGTCGCGCAAACGCTCCTAATGAACTGTTTTGTGTAGATTTTTAAAAGGCTGACCGTGTGTCCCGTGGTCTTGTAACTCATGTGTGAAAGCGTGTGGTTTGGATGGTGGCGCAGTCGACAAATTCGTGGGCAGAGCTTGCTCTTAGGTTAGGCCGCAATGTCTGATGTTGTGATTGGTATAGATCTCGGAACGACCAACACGTGTGTGGCCGTAATGGAGACCGGCGGGCCTAGAATCCTTAAGACTCGTGAAGGTCATAATACAATGCCGTCGGTTGTGGCTTTGGTTGAATCGGGCGGCGAATTGGTCGGCCATCTTGCGAAACGACAGGCAGTCACCAACCCTACCAATACCGTTGGCGGGGTTAAGCGTCTCATTGGCCGTCGGTATGAAAGTAAAGAAGTTAAGGAAGCACTGTCGCGCTTGAGCTTTAGTTGTGCAGCCGGACCTAACGGTGATGTACGTGTGATCCTGGGTGAGCAGCAGCTGGCCGTCCCCGAAATCTCTTCGAAAATTTTACTAGAAGCAAAACGAATTGCTGAGAGCGAACTGGGCTATGAAGTCTCTCGCGCAGTGATTACTGTACCTGCCTATTTTAACGATAATCAGCGTCAAGCCACGCGTGATGCGGGTCAGATAGCTGGGCTTGAAGTCCTTCGTATCATCAACGAGCCCACTGCAGCGGCATTGGCGTACGGGTTTAAAAAGGGTTTGAACCAAAAGACAGTGGTCTTCGACTTGGGCGGTGGTACCTTCGATATTTCGATTCTTGAAATCGGACAGGAAGTATTCGAAGTCTTATCCACGGCGGGTGATTCCTTTCTCGGTGGCGAAGATTTTGACGACCGCATCATCGATTGGCTTGCCAAATCTTTTGAAGAAGAAAACGGAATCGACTTGCGTGAAAATAAGATGTCGTTGCAACGACTGCGTGCGGCAGCTGAGCAGGCGAAGATTGAACTGAGTGAGGCCGATTCCTCGGAGATCAACCTTCCGTTTATTCACTCTGCGGCCAACGTGGGTGCGTTGCATGTGCAGCAAGTGATTACTCGCGAGATTTTCCACGACTTAGTTGATGATTTGATTCGCCGAGCGTTGGCGATTTGCCGTGAAACGATGGAGAAGTCAGGACTTAAAGCCAGCGAGCTAGATGCGGTGATTCTTGTGGGTGGAATGACGCGAGTACCAAGGATTACGCAGGCAGTTAGTGACTTTTTTGGATTGCCACCGACCCGTGGTGTCCACGCCGACGAGGCTGTTGCGGCGGGTGCTGCGATTCAGGGTTCTCTATTGGGTGCCGGTGCATCCGAGACGCTGCTCTTGGATGTTACCAGTCACGATTTGGGCATCGGGGTTGCCGGTGGCTTGTTCGACATTGTGATTCCCAGCGATACGACAATTCCAACCAGTGCCACAAAAGAGTTTACGACTGCCCGTGACGGACAAACCCAGGTGCGCATTCTGGTGATGCAGGGCCGTTCGACACGAGGCGACCAAAACGAGCTGCTGGGTGAGTTTTTACTGGATGGCTTACGAGAGGCGGGCCGGGGTGAACTGAAGATCGATATTAAGTTTGAGATCAGTGCCGATGGCATGGTGAGTGTGTCGGCCCGAGACCAGGAAACCGGACAGTCACAGAACCTCACGGTTACGGCATCGAGTGGTCTTACGGATGAAGAAATCCGAGATATGGTTGATAGAACCAAGCAGAATCTTTTGGCCGCGGTGGAGACGGATGCCGTGCAAAGTCACCGGGCTAAGGTGGAAGAACATTTTCACATGGTGAAAGCGCGGCTCGCCGGTCTTGAGGAGCGCGGGATTGGCGACTTGGTAGGAGCAGAACCTGTCGAAAAGACCCATGAGGCTCTTAACAGATGCCGCGATGTTATCGACAGCGGTGACACTTCACGAATGGACGAAACGGAACGTGCCTTGAATCGAATTGATAGTTTTCTTGAACAAATGGATGCGCGGGTAAATTGAGTATGAGTGAAGCTGGTGAAAATCCAAAGCTCAGCCAAGCTGTCGAGCTTTTCTCAATTGGAGAAGTAACCAGTGCTGTACGGCTGTTGCTTGAGGCGCTGATTTCTTATCCTGGCGACCCAGCAGTCTTAAGTCATTTACGATACCTCGAGAAACTTTCACCTGATAGCCTCGCTCAAGTTGAGAGTGAGTTGGGAATGAGTGTAGAGCATGTGATGAGCCGGGCCCGTGACCCTATTGAGGTCACGGTGGGAGGACACGATTATATTTACTACGGACTACCTCCTCATTTACGCGAAGATGCTGCGGTTGAGGAAGAACTCGAAGATGATGGCTTTGAGGTAGATATCGGTGAGCCCACAATGGAGACAACGCGCCCTGTGTTGTCTGAGGTTACTCAGCCTATGGTTCCAATGCCCAAGCTCGCTGACAGCTGGGACATCGATACCGCTCCTTTTTCAGCGCTTGATATCCCAGTGAGCACCGACTCTTTTATCGAACCTGAGTTACCTGAAGATGAACCTACGGCGGATACAGACGCTACTGATCTTTCTGCCCTGATTATTGATGCGACCGATACTGAGGATTTCAATAACGCCGGGGGCGATGCAACGACGAGTGAGTTCAAAACGCAGGACCTACCTCCGCTGGACCCTACGAATCCGGGGATGTCCCCGATGGTACTGGCTCCTGACCCACCTTCAGACATGCTGGATGGTTGGGGAGCCGCTGAGCCCGAAGAAGAAGACGACCTTTCCAATACAGGCATTACGCTGATCGAAGCAGTCTCAGAGACCGGTGAATATGTTATCGGCGACGAAGCTGGAATGAGGCTTAGAGCTCTGGAAACAAGGTTGAAGCAGTTTTTGGAACTGGACGACCTAACCGATGCTTTGGAAGTGGTAGAGCAGATTCTTGAACTTGAGCCCGAGCACGGTTTAGCGCTTGAAGCACGGGCTACGTGCGGTGAAAAACTGGTCAAGATGTATGAATCTAAAGTTGGTGGTGACTTGGGAGCAACACCCGTTGTTTTGTTACCGCCGGATCAGTTGGTTTGGCAGGACTTAGACCACCGCGCAGGCTTCATCCTATCGCAGGTTGATGGTGCATCACGGTATCAAGATATCCTTCTCATTTCGGGAATGGACCGACTTGATACAATGCGTATTCTTGCTCAGCTTGTCCAAGATGGCGTTATTGGAACGCCCTGAAAGGACACCGTAGTTTGTACCGTTGTATATTGTATTTTGGTTTATTCTGTTTCGCCTGGACACAAAGCGCTTGTAAAGAAAACTTGGCAGATCTGCCGGTGAGTAAGAGTTTGAGCCTTGAATGGGGTGACGAGGATTTCAGCGTCTCTGAACCGCTCCTCCAAATCCCGTTGAAGAAAACGAAGGTTACGAAAAAGAAGAAGAAATATGAGCTGAGTATCGTTACCAAAAACGGTGATTTCTCAGGCTGGGTCATTGCAGCTGAACTAAAAGCAAAGCTTAAAGTGAAGAAGGGTCAAGTCGTTGGTTTTAAGAAAAAAGGAGCCAAGTGCCGCTTTCGACATCTCTCTGAGGGAATGCCTGCTATGGTGAAGTTTAAGCTGATTCGCAAAGAGTCTGAGATTATCGGCAAAGTAGGGGAATCTCTGGCCTTCAAACTTCTGTGTCGCAAAACGAAAAAGCGTGACGCTGATGGCAAGGTCTATGCAGAGGGGATTCCTTCGGAGGTTTGGTTGACCGGCTCGGTCAAGCCCAAATGGCTCTAAGGCTGATATCTAAAACAGGTTTTTGAAGTACGTGGTGCGGCAAGACGTTTGACATTATTTGAAGAAGCTAGAGGTTAAACACATGATGGGCATGATTCGGGCACTCACTATTTCACTTGTTGTTTTTATCCCCGCTTTGGCCGGCGCAGCCGTTGTTCAAGTTGAAAGTGAAGCCCAGCTAATTCAGCGAAGCGATGCGGTCGTTATGGGAACCATTATCGGAGTCAATACCGCGATTCAGCCAAGAGGCGGTGTCATCACCACGGCGCAGTTGCGCGTGTTTCGAGCGCTGCGTGGAGTAGGGCCTGGAGAGGTCATCTCCATTGTGGTGCCTGGCGGTGTGCTTAAAAACGGCCTTACCTCGATGGTCGCAGGAGCGCCGACTCCTCGGGTCGGAGATTGGGCATTGGTCTTACTTGAGAAGAAATCTAATCTCTGGACCCCGCAAGGTTTGTCGTTAGGGTGGATTGAATTGAAGGGCAGCCCTGAGAGCGGCTTCCTCGCTTTTCGGGAACTTGATGGGCTTAGTCTTGTGGGCGGTGCAGGGCAGTCAGTGAGTAAAGAGATTTTTCGGCTCAGAGCCATCGAACTCGATGTTTTGTGGAAACGTATGGAAACCGAGATGAACCCTCTCGC of the Deltaproteobacteria bacterium genome contains:
- a CDS encoding sigma-54-dependent Fis family transcriptional regulator translates to MANVLIADDEANLRKVLTALLKKDGHDAMAVPDGESALKEVDRGEIDVLITDLKMPGMTGLELLQKVKHRDTTLPVIVITAHGSVDTAVSALKAGAADYITKPFDQTELQSAVRKACALREIQLAEQTGSLDPTRRYQIVGQSSGMKKVFDLISKVAKTPSTVLITGESGTGKELVASALHNQSERADEPFIKVNCAAIPKELMESEFFGYEQGAFTGAVGAKPGRFELADGGTLFLDEIGEIPPAMQVKLLRALQESEFERVGGVSTIKVDLRLIAATNRDLPYEITQGNFREDLYYRLNVVPVELPALRDRRDDIPLLVSAFIDKYNERLGRNTSGISPEAMAVLTGYAWPGNIRELENVVERTVLFTESDRIEVSDLPETLRGTSAGRTDPTVAESAKQTAVTNMEVGQTSMKDIVRQATVEIERELIIKALHETRGNVTRAAHLLQISRKGLQNKMKEFGLREPEPKA
- a CDS encoding DnaJ domain-containing protein, whose protein sequence is MSGDDWVNQVPVLKPGVNLTQMKLEPIDGYILSRLDGVSSVAILADVVAMPADQLFSRLNRLSAQGAMTWKDGPRAASAPQEKSEIDLSADERTQIISAEKLTASCTFWELLGVDGNCEPAFLKQRWFAVSRLYHPDRFFGRELGGYQDRLDVIFQRVKGAYATLQDPQRRAEYAQKHRAPAMVQESVLTRSADEMRALSNQPSQVEENEKAHRLEARRQQILTDRKRKKKVQNTEDNQVFGRQLYETGLRELRGGNSEKAAKTFKMAVTYDPSMEEYKTLRDEVSRQAETDRSRRLAARAEDELDMGFAATAARRFAEAADLMPTMGSYAVRASQAFMAAGDVDMAAEYADRAVASSPNRQEFRLAAAAAFQAAGQPEIAREHLVAVASLDAEDDRAKEMLRDLDASMSRKRS
- the dnaK gene encoding molecular chaperone DnaK — translated: MSDVVIGIDLGTTNTCVAVMETGGPRILKTREGHNTMPSVVALVESGGELVGHLAKRQAVTNPTNTVGGVKRLIGRRYESKEVKEALSRLSFSCAAGPNGDVRVILGEQQLAVPEISSKILLEAKRIAESELGYEVSRAVITVPAYFNDNQRQATRDAGQIAGLEVLRIINEPTAAALAYGFKKGLNQKTVVFDLGGGTFDISILEIGQEVFEVLSTAGDSFLGGEDFDDRIIDWLAKSFEEENGIDLRENKMSLQRLRAAAEQAKIELSEADSSEINLPFIHSAANVGALHVQQVITREIFHDLVDDLIRRALAICRETMEKSGLKASELDAVILVGGMTRVPRITQAVSDFFGLPPTRGVHADEAVAAGAAIQGSLLGAGASETLLLDVTSHDLGIGVAGGLFDIVIPSDTTIPTSATKEFTTARDGQTQVRILVMQGRSTRGDQNELLGEFLLDGLREAGRGELKIDIKFEISADGMVSVSARDQETGQSQNLTVTASSGLTDEEIRDMVDRTKQNLLAAVETDAVQSHRAKVEEHFHMVKARLAGLEERGIGDLVGAEPVEKTHEALNRCRDVIDSGDTSRMDETERALNRIDSFLEQMDARVN